From a single Vicinamibacteria bacterium genomic region:
- a CDS encoding arginine deiminase family protein, with translation LGVPILGAIESPGTTEGGDLVWLDETTLLVGEGYRTNASGIEQLDALLAPHGIRVLSSSLPHGPGPAGCLHLMSLLSLLDERTALVDLPWLSVPTVQELERRRFELIPIEPSERESLAVNVLALGDRKLLALAENEKTNRRMMDAGFEVLTFPGAEICLNGSGGPTCLTRPFLRG, from the coding sequence AGCTCGGCGTACCGATCCTCGGGGCGATCGAGTCTCCGGGAACGACCGAAGGTGGGGACCTGGTCTGGCTCGATGAGACGACGTTGCTCGTGGGCGAAGGCTATCGGACGAATGCCTCCGGCATCGAACAGCTCGACGCCTTGTTGGCGCCCCACGGGATTCGGGTCTTGAGCTCGTCTCTCCCTCACGGCCCTGGCCCGGCGGGGTGTCTTCACCTCATGTCGCTCTTGAGCCTTCTCGACGAGCGTACCGCCCTCGTTGACTTGCCGTGGCTCAGCGTTCCGACCGTGCAAGAGCTCGAACGGCGCCGATTCGAGCTCATCCCCATCGAGCCTTCGGAGCGAGAGAGCCTCGCCGTCAACGTGCTCGCTCTGGGAGATCGCAAGCTTCTGGCGCTCGCCGAGAATGAGAAGACCAACCGGCGGATGATGGATGCCGGATTCGAGGTCCTAACCTTTCCGGGCGCGGAAATCTGCTTGAACGGCTCGGGCGGGCCGACCTGCCTTACCCGTCCATTCCTTCGAGGCTAA